The proteins below come from a single Phycisphaerae bacterium genomic window:
- the purE gene encoding 5-(carboxyamino)imidazole ribonucleotide mutase, whose protein sequence is MKRAQVAIIMGSDSDWPILETCYQELTAWGVYAEAQILSAHRTPEQLRAYVTEAEARGVEVFIAAAGMAAALPGAVAAYTICPVIGVPLACGPLQGVDSLLSIVQMPPGVPVATVAIGSAGAKNAAMLALQILSVADDGLKQALRKSKTAQSETVDNKNRSLQERIARG, encoded by the coding sequence AGTGACTCCGACTGGCCGATCCTGGAAACGTGCTACCAGGAGTTGACCGCGTGGGGCGTGTACGCTGAAGCTCAGATTCTCTCTGCGCATCGCACGCCAGAGCAGCTCCGAGCGTACGTGACCGAGGCCGAGGCGCGGGGCGTGGAGGTCTTCATTGCGGCCGCCGGCATGGCCGCCGCTCTGCCCGGGGCCGTGGCCGCCTATACGATTTGCCCGGTGATTGGCGTGCCCCTGGCCTGCGGTCCTCTTCAGGGCGTTGACAGTCTCCTCAGCATCGTGCAGATGCCGCCCGGTGTGCCCGTCGCCACCGTGGCGATCGGCTCAGCCGGGGCTAAGAACGCTGCCATGCTCGCGCTACAGATTCTGTCTGTGGCGGATGATGGCCTGAAGCAGGCCCTGCGCAAGTCCAAGACTGCCCAATCGGAAACGGTCGATAACAAGAATAGATCATTACAGGAGCGCATCGCTCGTGGCTGA